In Salana multivorans, a single genomic region encodes these proteins:
- a CDS encoding PPOX class F420-dependent oxidoreductase, which produces MARTIARSDRVDLPDLLAFLRERRDGVLVTTRRDGSPQLSPVTYGVDGAGRVVVSTYPERAKVHNLRRNAAASLMAVSSPFADPWVQVDGTAEVLDLPDALDDFVEYYRVIAGEHPDWDEYRAAMLAQGKCLVRLTITRWGPIATGGFPARLA; this is translated from the coding sequence ATGGCCCGAACGATCGCTCGCTCCGACCGCGTCGACCTGCCCGACCTGCTCGCCTTCCTCCGCGAGCGGCGCGACGGCGTCCTCGTCACCACCCGCCGCGACGGCTCGCCGCAGCTCAGCCCCGTGACGTACGGCGTCGACGGGGCGGGTCGCGTCGTCGTGTCCACCTACCCCGAGCGCGCCAAGGTGCACAACCTGCGCCGCAACGCGGCCGCCTCGCTCATGGCCGTGTCGTCCCCGTTCGCCGACCCCTGGGTCCAGGTCGACGGCACCGCCGAGGTGCTCGACCTGCCCGACGCCCTCGACGACTTCGTCGAGTACTACCGGGTCATCGCCGGCGAGCACCCGGACTGGGACGAGTACCGCGCCGCGATGCTCGCCCAGGGCAAGTGCCTCGTCCGCCTCACCATCACGCGGTGGGGCCCGATCGCCACGGGCGGCTTCCCGGCCCGGCTCGCCTGA